In Megalobrama amblycephala isolate DHTTF-2021 linkage group LG10, ASM1881202v1, whole genome shotgun sequence, one DNA window encodes the following:
- the pla2g12b gene encoding group XIIB secretory phospholipase A2-like protein isoform X1 codes for MPCCLLDLITGQSPFHEALSTVSVCAAHSFPLSPSTLSVSPSPWSRRPPRTRCYIMFPRALPLLLLCISAGLAATLIQASVDGEAVDSPADGSVSHEAQAGDLPDVPLNEEYQAEHILMADAPVEGNPAETQSTTQESEDESDWGFGSIRGSFQAVNGYFDSILELMGGRDGVCQYRCRHGKAPQPRVGYQMPEPDGCSTSLLGFQVPNSFDMGVPAMTKCCNQLDICYETCGSNKYRCDTKFRWCLHGICGDLKKSLGLMSKVEACETFADTMYNTVWTLGCRPFMNGQRASCYCEGEEKDEL; via the exons ATGCCTTGCTGTCTGCTTGATCTAATCACAGGTCAAAGTCCCTTCCACGAAGCACTTTCAACAGTGTCTGTTTGTGCTGCTCACTCTTTCCCTCTAAGCCCTTCAACTTTATCTGTCTCCCCTTCTCCTTGGAGCCGCAGACCTCCTAGGACCCGGTGCTACATCATGTTTCCACGTGCATTGCCGCTGCTCCTGCTATGCATCTCTGCAGGCTTGGCTGCCACACTTATCCAGGCCTCTGTTGATGGGGAGGCAGTGGATTCGCCTGCTGACGGGTCCGTTTCACATGAAGCTCAGGCTGGTGATCTCCCAGATGTTCCGCTTAATGAGGAGTACCAGGCAGAACACATCTTGATGGCAGATGCCCCTGTTGAGGGAAACCCTGCAGAGACCCAGAGTACCACGCAAGAATCTGAGGATGAGTCGGACTGGGGCTTCGGTTCTATCAGAGGGAGTTTCCAGGCAGTGAATGGCTATTTTGACTCTATACTGGAGCTGATGGGAGGCCGGGATGGTGTATGTCAGTACCGCTGTAGACATG gtaAAGCTCCTCAGCCTCGTGTTGGCTATCAGATGCCAGAACCTGATGGTTGTAGCACCTCACTTCTTGGCTTCCAGGTACCGAATAGT TTTGATATGGGTGTTCCAGCCATGACCAAATGCTGTAACCAGCTAGACATTTGCTATGAAACCTGTGGCTCTAACAAGTACCGCTGTGACACCAAATTTCGCTGGTGCCTCCATGGTATCTGTGGTGACCTGAAGAAGAGCCTGGGACTCATGTCAAAGGTTGAAG CATGTGAGACCTTTGCGGACACTATGTATAACACCGTGTGGACTTTGGGCTGCAGGCCCTTCATGAACGGCCAGAGGGCATCCTGCTATTGTGAAGGAGAAGAGAAGGATGAGCTGTGA
- the pla2g12b gene encoding group XIIB secretory phospholipase A2-like protein isoform X2 — MPCCLLDLITGQSPFHEALSTVSVCAAHSFPLSPSTLSVSPSPWSRRPPRTRCYIMFPRALPLLLLCISAGLAATLIQASVDGEAVDSPADGSVSHEAQAGDLPDVPLNEEYQAEHILMADAPVEGNPAETQSTTQESEDESDWGFGSIRGSFQAVNGYFDSILELMGGRDGVCQYRCRHGKAPQPRVGYQMPEPDGCSTSLLGFQFDMGVPAMTKCCNQLDICYETCGSNKYRCDTKFRWCLHGICGDLKKSLGLMSKVEACETFADTMYNTVWTLGCRPFMNGQRASCYCEGEEKDEL; from the exons ATGCCTTGCTGTCTGCTTGATCTAATCACAGGTCAAAGTCCCTTCCACGAAGCACTTTCAACAGTGTCTGTTTGTGCTGCTCACTCTTTCCCTCTAAGCCCTTCAACTTTATCTGTCTCCCCTTCTCCTTGGAGCCGCAGACCTCCTAGGACCCGGTGCTACATCATGTTTCCACGTGCATTGCCGCTGCTCCTGCTATGCATCTCTGCAGGCTTGGCTGCCACACTTATCCAGGCCTCTGTTGATGGGGAGGCAGTGGATTCGCCTGCTGACGGGTCCGTTTCACATGAAGCTCAGGCTGGTGATCTCCCAGATGTTCCGCTTAATGAGGAGTACCAGGCAGAACACATCTTGATGGCAGATGCCCCTGTTGAGGGAAACCCTGCAGAGACCCAGAGTACCACGCAAGAATCTGAGGATGAGTCGGACTGGGGCTTCGGTTCTATCAGAGGGAGTTTCCAGGCAGTGAATGGCTATTTTGACTCTATACTGGAGCTGATGGGAGGCCGGGATGGTGTATGTCAGTACCGCTGTAGACATG gtaAAGCTCCTCAGCCTCGTGTTGGCTATCAGATGCCAGAACCTGATGGTTGTAGCACCTCACTTCTTGGCTTCCAG TTTGATATGGGTGTTCCAGCCATGACCAAATGCTGTAACCAGCTAGACATTTGCTATGAAACCTGTGGCTCTAACAAGTACCGCTGTGACACCAAATTTCGCTGGTGCCTCCATGGTATCTGTGGTGACCTGAAGAAGAGCCTGGGACTCATGTCAAAGGTTGAAG CATGTGAGACCTTTGCGGACACTATGTATAACACCGTGTGGACTTTGGGCTGCAGGCCCTTCATGAACGGCCAGAGGGCATCCTGCTATTGTGAAGGAGAAGAGAAGGATGAGCTGTGA